In Glycine soja cultivar W05 chromosome 10, ASM419377v2, whole genome shotgun sequence, the genomic stretch TGACAAGACCTCCATGCCGACACGAGGATAAAACACCAAGGTGAGTAACAGTATCAGGATTAACACCTCGCTTTATCATCTCTTCAAAGAGTATGATTGCCTCATGTGCAAGCCCATGTTGTGCATATCCATGATCATGGTGTTCCATGTGACAACATCCCTGCTCACTGTATTTTCAAATAAGTACAAGGCATCATCAATTGCCCCACATTAGGAATACATGGCAACGAGAGCATTATTAATGTGGAGGTAAGAGTGAAAGCCCATTTGAATTATTTGGCAATGAGCACATCTCTCATGCCCCAGTACTCCACTGCCCATACAAGCACTCAGAAGACTGGTGTACGTGAAACAATTTTGTCTCGAATCAGAACCCCTCATTTGTTGGAAGAGCTCCAAGCACACGTCAAGACTCCATTCTTGCGCAAATCCAGCAATAATGGTTGTCCACGAAACTACGTTTCTCACAGGCATTTCTTTAAACACACGGTATGCATCACCCAACAAGGCATATCTTGTGTACAAACTTATCAAAGAACTTCCAACATAAACACTGGCAATGAGGCCAGTTGTTATTGCTAGGCAGTGATGTTGGATTCCTCCTGAAAGGTCACGCTTGGACCCACATGAGGTCATGGCTTGTGACAAGAAGAACACATCAACTCCGGACCCTTGTTCCATATGCAGAATAGAGGAGTGAATAGTCATTTCAGTTTGAGTGGCTGAATTATGAGCAAGAGGAATTGTTGCATTGTTTTCCAACATGTCATCAATAAGCCTAAGACGACTCTCAACATTAGTACCACGTTTTTGGGGGGATACAAGGTTAATGAGCATTAGAGCATTTGATAAGCCTTTGTTTGATCTGGTGAAAGGCCTAAGCAATTGATTCTTAAGACAAAATGTTGGGTTCCTAGTGAGTAATGCATTAATTGCTTGAAACCTTGGAGGGAATAATTCTTGCTGGTGCAAAACTTGAagttgagaaaatcaaattcatTGAGCACGTGGGTCGAATAGTTGGTGGGCATGTGGTAAATAGATGCATCAAAATGTTACGTGGTTGAAGTCAATGCCGATGGGGTACTACGGTTCAATTGATGCAGCTAAGttgcttaattaattaaacagaCTTGAAGAAGCATAAGTAATTTTAGTTGTGTTTTGGGGAACACTATATGCAGTGGGAGAAAATCACGGCCATAACATAAGGTATTTGGTTTGTAGTTGAACTTGGACTTAGACTTGAGtatcatctatcaatcactgtgTTAACTCAGATTTTAACAATACTAGGAAATGCCTGAAAGTCGTtacatggttctagtgattgaaatttatattatacCAATCAATTTAAGAAAAGTGCTGGACACTAAGAAGGAAGATTGTTAGAATTTATAATATCACATTAAAAATCCCCGTTTAATAGAGTGAAAAGAAATGAACAAAAGTGAATtgagatgaaaatttgaattaaaataaaagataaaaatgaaaatctcATCTCATTTTATTgatcatttaatttctttttcttatctttctttaCAAACAAACTTTTTCTTTACAAAGGAATGGACCCTTAGACACCATGATCACTTTTTTATTGGTGaaagaaaggaaggaaaaagtCATGCATaatgttttcattaaaaaaaatttgtattattcatctatttctaaattttaaatttcacacttttattgatatttttaatattttctacaaaaataataaaatatatttcaaaatgtaaaattattttctaaattaaatattttaaactaattccaattttttttataaaatcacttCAAATGAATTCCTTCACACTAGGGACGAATCCAGAAATAGGTAAGTGGACGGCTGACAAGTAAATCAAGGTTTTTTTTCCCATCATGTgtcaagaagtaaaaaaaatattagaaaaaagtatttgttatataaaaaatataaaagttattcaacatttattttgtatggtaatttaaatatttaatatcatatGTTTAATAATTTCGC encodes the following:
- the LOC114370887 gene encoding pentatricopeptide repeat-containing protein At2g37320-like, with product MLINLVSPQKRGTNVESRLRLIDDMLENNATIPLAHNSATQTEMTIHSSILHMEQGSGVDVFFLSQAMTSCGSKRDLSGGIQHHCLAITTGLIASVYVGSSLISLYTRYALLGDAYRVFKEMPVRNVVSWTTIIAGFAQEWSLDVCLELFQQMRGSDSRQNCFTYTSLLSACMGSGVLGHERCAHCQIIQMGFHSYLHINNALVAMYS